In the genome of Flavobacterium panacagri, one region contains:
- a CDS encoding class I SAM-dependent methyltransferase, whose translation MKKLFKLVLNTIPRPLLIRLSYVARPILAFSLRGDKFTDPIDGRSFKSFLPYGYGKQRNNVLSPSTLSLERHRLLWLYLNDQTDFFTAPKKVLHFAPEQAFYKLFRKQKNLDYTTTDLFSPLADVKADICNLPFKDNEYDVILCNHVLEHIPDDTKAMQELFRVLKPGGMAILQIPQDLNREVTFADDSITDQKERARIFGQYDHVRIYGRDYFDKLRSIGFIVIEEDYTNKIAPELVEKYCLAKGEIIPLCFKPEN comes from the coding sequence ATGAAGAAACTTTTCAAATTAGTTCTAAATACCATTCCAAGACCATTATTAATTCGTTTGAGTTATGTGGCGCGTCCTATTTTGGCTTTTTCTTTAAGAGGAGATAAATTTACTGATCCTATTGACGGAAGAAGCTTCAAATCTTTTCTACCTTACGGATACGGAAAACAACGTAATAATGTGCTTTCGCCAAGTACACTTTCATTAGAAAGACACCGTTTACTTTGGTTGTATTTAAATGACCAAACTGATTTTTTTACAGCTCCAAAAAAAGTATTGCATTTTGCACCAGAGCAAGCTTTTTACAAACTTTTCCGAAAACAGAAAAATCTGGATTACACAACAACTGATTTGTTTTCGCCTTTGGCAGATGTAAAAGCGGACATTTGTAATTTGCCTTTTAAAGACAACGAATATGATGTGATTTTATGCAATCACGTTTTAGAACATATTCCGGATGATACAAAAGCAATGCAGGAATTATTCCGTGTTTTAAAACCAGGCGGAATGGCGATTCTTCAAATTCCTCAGGATTTAAATCGCGAAGTTACATTTGCAGATGATTCGATTACAGACCAGAAAGAGCGTGCTAGAATTTTTGGCCAATACGATCACGTTCGTATTTACGGACGCGATTATTTCGACAAATTAAGAAGCATTGGTTTTATCGTAATTGAAGAAGATTATACTAATAAAATAGCACCAGAATTGGTTGAAAAATATTGTTTAGCAAAAGGAGAAATTATTCCGCTTTGCTTTAAACCTGAAAACTAA